The genomic region AGCAAAGCAGCCAGTTGCTCGGGCAGGCGGCGTTAGAGCGCTTGCAAGCTCAGGCCGTCGCACATGGCCAACAGGTGGAGCGTTTTTTCAACGAAACCGCGTTGTATGGCGAAGGGTTCGCGCAGCAGGTGCTCCAACTGCGCAGTCAAACGCTCAATGGGCGCCTCACGGTCGAGCAATTACGTGAAACACTGATCAGCGCGGCCCGTGAAACACTGAAAAACCGTGAAAAAGTCCTGGGGCTGTACGTCATCATGCTGCCCGATGCACTGGCCGGTGCCGACGCCGAGTGGCACGACCAACGCGCCCTGGCGGGGAATGAAACGGGCCGATTTGCGCTGTATTGGTCACAGAGCCAGCCCGGGCGGTTGGTACAGGAGGTACTGACCGAGGCACAAATCAGCACCAACACCGCACCGCCCGGCAGCCCAGCGGCAAACCTCTGGTACACCTGCCCCCAAGCGCAAAAACGGACCTGTGTGGTAGAGCCCTACACCAGCGAAGTGGAAGGTCAAAACGTCCTGATGAGCAGCATTTCTGTACCCCTGATCGTCAACGGCAAGGCAATCGGCGTGGTTGGCATGGACGTCAGCCTCAATACCTTGCAAAAACTGGCTGCCAACCTCGGCCAGGACCTGTATCAGGGCAACAGTGAAGTGACCATTCTGTCGGCCTCGGGCCAAGTGGCAGGACGCAGTGGTGAGGTCACGGGAGACACTTACGATATACGCCAGGCCGTGCAAACCGTGACGGGCGATCCCCCCTGGCAACTGGTGATCAAGGTCCCGCAAGCCTTGGTGCAAGCCCCGGCGCGACACATGCAAAGCGAACTGGACGACAAGCGCCGTGAGTCCAACTGGCTCAACCTCGGCCTTGGCATCGTTGCCAGCAGCCTGGGCATGTTGCTGATCTGGCTGGCCGCTTATGGCGTGACACGCCCCCTGCTCAGGATGGCCGGGCTGCTCGATGCCATCGTCGAGGGCGACGGTGACCTTACCCAACGTCTGCCCGCCGGACATCACGACGAACTGGGTCAGCTATCCGATGGGTTCAACCGTTTCCTGGACAAGTTGCAGCCCATCATCCGCAACATTCAAGCCGCGTCCCTGGATACCCGCCACAGCGCCGATACGTCGTCGGCGATTGCCCGGGAAATCAGCGCGGGCATGCAGCGCCAGTATCATGAGGTGGAACTGGCGGCTACCGCACTGCACGAAATGAGCGCCAGTGCCCAGGAAGTCGCCCGCCACTCCCACAGCGCCGCAGATGCCGCGACCGCCGCAGAAAGCGCAAGCCGATCAGGCCAGTCCGTGTTTTCCGCGGTCGAGCGCAGTATTGTGAGCCTGGATGAACGTTTGGAAAGCACCCTCAAACACGTCAACGCACTCGCCGATAGCAGTACCCAGATCGGTCAGGTACTGGACGTCATCAGCAGCATCGCACAGCAAACCAACCTGCTGGCCTTGAATGCGGCCATCGAAGCGGCCAGGGCTGGCGAGCAAGGACGCGGTTTCGCGGTAGTGGCCGATGAAGTCCGACACCTGGCCAGCAACACCCAGCATTCGGTCGAACAGGTGCGCAGCGTGATCGAGACCCTGCAACAGCTGAGCCTTGAGGTGGTACAAGGTACCCAACTGAGCCGCGAGCAAGCCGGCGGCAGCGTGATTCAGGTACAACAGACCCGGGTGGCACTGGAGAGTATTTCCAAGGCCGTGGACATGATCGAACAGATGAATCAGCAGATCGCCAGCGCGGCCCTGGAGCAGAGCAGCGTCGTGGAAGACATCAGCCATCGGGTCAGTGACATTCGCGGTATCAGTGAAACCCTCACCCACCGGATGAACGATGCGTCAAAGGCCAGTGACGCACTGCATCAAATGGCCAATCACCAAGAGCAACTGGTCGGTCATTTCCGGGTGTAAGGGACAAGCGCGGCAGTGCAGCCGGCGAGGGTCGCGCGGGCAGTATGAGACGGCAATTCCGCAAACAGAGCCTGGTACTGCGCCGCAAAATGGCTCAGGTGATAGAAGCCCCACTGGGCAGCGGCATCACCGATCGAGAGGTCGGCTGCACGGGTGGACATCAAGGTCCGCCGTACGCCGTTGAGCCTTACGGAGCGCAAGTAATTGAGCGGGGTCATCTCGGCCACCGAGTGAAAGCTGTTCTGTATCGTGCGTCGACTCACCTGGAGTCGCTGGCACAACTCGGTCACGCTGGGCACGTTGATCATTTGCGCAGTCGCCATGCGGTGGCATTTTTCGACGATGAAACTGCGCGTGGAGCTGGGAATGCGCTGCTGCTTGTCACAGGCCGGATCGGTCATCAGTTGCAACAGCTCGCCGAGCATGGCCTGCTCCAGCGCCAACTCCCGATCTGGCGTACTGTCGAGATCTTCCTGCGTCAGGGCCTGGGAGAACAACGCGAGCAATCGGCTCCGAGCCTGCGTGAAGCGCTGGGGAGAAACCCGGATCACCGGCTGGCGCAGCAACAGCTTGAGTTCCTTCGCCGACGCCGTTCGCTCCAGCGCCTGCTCGAACAATTCACGCTCGAAGGTGATGGACAGCAGCTCCATCCCCATCGGCATGTGGAACATGAACTCCTCGCCACCGTGAAGAAAGAACAGGCTGCTGTCATCCACCTCTCGCCCCTGCATTCGAATCGAACCCGGAACGTTGATCGGTACGGCAAAGCACATCTTGCCCTGAGGTGATACGCCGTGCTGCACGACACGCTGGTTGATCCGTTCGAGAAACAAGTGACTATCGGCCGTCGTCAGTTGCATGAGCGAACTCTCGGCCGAGCCGGCGGTTAACTGGCTGTAGTCCTGACTCCACTGCTGGACGGTGGCCGCATGAACATGGATGTCATGAAAATGGCTGATCGTCTGGTTTCTCATGGGGTCGCAAGCCTCGGCCAATATTCCTGTGTTCAGATCGCCCTCGCGTTTGATATTCGCACATAGCACAAGTCCTGCAAGCTGTTTGTGGAATCGACCTGGCGCTGGAATGTACGTGCTCATGTGCCGATTCGGGTTACCGGCCCGGAACCTGCCCCGCAGATGATCGGCCTACCTGAATCAACATTCCAGAGAGACCGTCATGAGTGAATCCACCCTTGAATCCCTGCACTTCGCGGATGCTCCGCGGATTATCTCCAGCACCCTTCCCGGCCCCAAGACCAGTGCAGCCCTGGCGCTGTCGGCGAATACCGAGTCGATGGCACGCGGCGGCGGACGCATGCCGGTGGCCATGGACCGGGCGTTCGGCGCAACCTTCATAGACCCGGACGGCAACACCTACATCGACCTGTCCGCCGGCGTCGGTGTCAGCAGCGTGGGCCGGTGTCACCCGAAAGTGGTGCAGGCCATCCGCGACCAATCCGAAGTGCTGATGCACGCCCTGGAAATCAACAGCACCCGACGCACCGAGCTGGCCGCCAAACTCTCCGAAATCGCCCCCGACGGCTTGCGTGGCGACTGCATCACCTTCTTCACCCAAAGCGGCAGCGATGCGCTGGAGGCCGCGATCAAATTCGCCAAGCGCATCACCGGGCGGCACCAGATCATCGCTTTCCATGGTGGCTACCACGGTGTCTGGAATGCCTCGGGCGCTCTGACCACAGGCACGGCCTACCGTAAAGGCTATGGCGCCCAGATGGGCGGAGTGATTCATGCACCCTACCCTTATGCCTACCGCTTCCCCTTCGATACCACCCATAAAAGCGCCGAACAAATCGCCGGCGACTACGTGGACTACCTCCTGAACACGCCCTACACCGCCGCCGACGATGTGGCTGCGGTGATCGTGGAGCCGGTGCAGGGCGAAGGTGGCTACGTCCCTCCCTCACCGGAATTCCTCCAGCTTCTGCGCAAGGCCTGTGATCGCAGCGGGACGTTGCTGATTGTCGATGAAGTGCAGTCCGGCGCGGGCCGCACCGGCAAGATGTGGGCCGTCGAGCACTCCGGTGTGAAGCCCGACATGCTGACCT from Pseudomonas asplenii harbors:
- a CDS encoding helix-turn-helix domain-containing protein gives rise to the protein MRNQTISHFHDIHVHAATVQQWSQDYSQLTAGSAESSLMQLTTADSHLFLERINQRVVQHGVSPQGKMCFAVPINVPGSIRMQGREVDDSSLFFLHGGEEFMFHMPMGMELLSITFERELFEQALERTASAKELKLLLRQPVIRVSPQRFTQARSRLLALFSQALTQEDLDSTPDRELALEQAMLGELLQLMTDPACDKQQRIPSSTRSFIVEKCHRMATAQMINVPSVTELCQRLQVSRRTIQNSFHSVAEMTPLNYLRSVRLNGVRRTLMSTRAADLSIGDAAAQWGFYHLSHFAAQYQALFAELPSHTARATLAGCTAALVPYTRK
- a CDS encoding aspartate aminotransferase family protein, with the protein product MSESTLESLHFADAPRIISSTLPGPKTSAALALSANTESMARGGGRMPVAMDRAFGATFIDPDGNTYIDLSAGVGVSSVGRCHPKVVQAIRDQSEVLMHALEINSTRRTELAAKLSEIAPDGLRGDCITFFTQSGSDALEAAIKFAKRITGRHQIIAFHGGYHGVWNASGALTTGTAYRKGYGAQMGGVIHAPYPYAYRFPFDTTHKSAEQIAGDYVDYLLNTPYTAADDVAAVIVEPVQGEGGYVPPSPEFLQLLRKACDRSGTLLIVDEVQSGAGRTGKMWAVEHSGVKPDMLTFGKGIGSDLPMAGLIMRSDLAARIPDGSMPNTFAANSLSAAVALTNIGILQDPELDLLNRAHTLGQEAQTYIRGFNSPFVGEVRGRGLMIGIELVEDPNTKAPLEPHKIGQLMGYLLNHGVLMIPCGRYSNVMRVMPSLTISRSLFFRALDIFRDALASLEA
- a CDS encoding methyl-accepting chemotaxis protein, whose translation is MQRQYHEVELAATALHEMSASAQEVARHSHSAADAATAAESASRSGQSVFSAVERSIVSLDERLESTLKHVNALADSSTQIGQVLDVISSIAQQTNLLALNAAIEAARAGEQGRGFAVVADEVRHLASNTQHSVEQVRSVIETLQQLSLEVVQGTQLSREQAGGSVIQVQQTRVALESISKAVDMIEQMNQQIASAALEQSSVVEDISHRVSDIRGISETLTHRMNDASKASDALHQMANHQEQLVGHFRV